One Chlorobaculum limnaeum genomic window carries:
- the yrbL gene encoding PhoP regulatory network protein YrbL yields the protein MLDLSKASLVGKGSSRLCYVHPEDDRKCVKVIYTRRPEINQVEMKHYRRFQRRHVSWELLARPYGFVETSEGEGVVFSLARDFDGEISKPLEHYLSFASSRDCLKHLRDALKEFKSFLFRDAIVVRELKLDNVVFQRISEGRCRLVLIDGVGNNQFLPLANYSRTFARRMLKRKWRQFEADLLERGFSDLPE from the coding sequence ATGCTTGATCTGTCGAAAGCTTCTCTTGTAGGAAAAGGGTCTTCAAGACTTTGTTATGTTCACCCGGAGGATGACCGGAAGTGCGTGAAGGTCATCTATACCCGAAGGCCTGAGATCAATCAGGTCGAAATGAAGCATTACCGGAGGTTTCAGCGGCGTCACGTTTCGTGGGAGCTGCTGGCCCGTCCCTACGGGTTCGTGGAGACCTCCGAGGGAGAGGGGGTGGTGTTCAGCCTCGCCCGGGATTTTGACGGCGAAATATCGAAACCGCTGGAACACTACCTTTCATTCGCCAGCTCCCGCGATTGCCTGAAGCACTTGCGAGACGCTCTTAAAGAGTTCAAGTCCTTCCTTTTCAGGGATGCTATTGTTGTCAGGGAACTCAAGCTGGACAATGTCGTTTTCCAGCGGATTTCGGAAGGTCGGTGCCGTCTGGTGCTGATCGACGGCGTTGGCAATAACCAGTTCCTTCCGTTGGCGAACTATTCCAGAACGTTCGCCCGCCGTATGCTGAAGCGCAAGTGGAGGCAGTTCGAGGCCGATCTGCTCGAACGGGGCTTTAGCGATCTGCCGGAGTGA
- a CDS encoding UbiA family prenyltransferase, with amino-acid sequence MNLPIVVDLDGTLTPTDTLVESLLKYVRKSPLNLFRVVGLGRQERAVFKSHIADHTSISGELLPYNEQFLQYLKEEKAKGRRIVLATAAHRSIADAVSSHLDIFDDVLATDGTHNLKGKEKLAAIRQNLGEQFVYAGNSRADIPIWKECKHAILVGVPSQVARSMRQQVAVEREFKWPAPDLKVLMKALRVHQWLKNLLLFVPLLTAINLSSFSRLWHVIVAFVAFSLAASSTYIFNDLLDIENDRAHPRKCTRPFASGKLSILTGVIMSVVLMIVAVVLALSLSQGFFFMLMLYVMMTVFYTLVLKEIVLIDVLMLSLLYTLRILAGSIATPVKTSFWLMAFSVFIFFSLALVKRCAELVTMDEKGKMGTYGRDYWVEDLRVLWPLGVGAALAAVVMFGLFISAPETRIGYATPDMLWLVAIALIYWQSRLWVMTSRGQMHHDPVIFAITDRGSQYIVFIMIVMTIMARFISIKLIP; translated from the coding sequence ATGAATCTTCCTATAGTTGTTGACCTCGATGGTACGCTTACACCTACCGATACGCTTGTCGAGTCTCTTTTGAAGTATGTTCGCAAATCGCCTCTCAATCTGTTCAGAGTCGTCGGATTGGGACGGCAGGAGCGGGCAGTCTTCAAGAGCCACATCGCGGATCACACCAGCATATCGGGGGAGTTGCTGCCGTATAACGAGCAGTTTCTTCAGTACCTGAAAGAGGAAAAAGCCAAGGGCCGCCGTATCGTTCTCGCAACTGCGGCTCACCGGTCGATTGCCGATGCGGTGTCGTCTCATCTCGATATCTTCGATGATGTGCTGGCAACGGATGGCACGCACAATCTGAAAGGCAAAGAGAAGCTGGCGGCCATCCGTCAGAATCTGGGGGAGCAGTTCGTCTATGCCGGCAACAGCCGGGCGGATATTCCCATATGGAAAGAGTGCAAGCACGCCATTCTGGTGGGGGTTCCCTCACAGGTTGCCAGGTCAATGAGGCAGCAGGTCGCCGTCGAGCGTGAGTTCAAGTGGCCCGCTCCCGACCTCAAGGTTTTGATGAAAGCGCTGCGCGTGCATCAGTGGCTCAAGAATCTTCTGCTCTTCGTGCCATTGCTGACCGCAATCAATCTGTCGAGTTTCAGCCGGTTGTGGCACGTCATTGTTGCGTTCGTTGCGTTCTCGCTCGCGGCCTCGTCTACCTATATTTTCAACGATCTTCTCGATATCGAGAACGATCGTGCCCATCCCCGAAAGTGCACTCGTCCGTTTGCGAGTGGGAAACTGTCGATCCTGACCGGCGTGATCATGAGCGTCGTGCTCATGATTGTCGCTGTTGTACTGGCGTTGTCGCTTTCGCAAGGATTTTTTTTCATGCTCATGCTCTACGTTATGATGACGGTCTTCTACACCCTGGTGCTCAAGGAGATCGTTCTGATAGACGTGCTGATGCTATCCCTGCTCTATACGTTGCGCATTCTGGCTGGCTCGATTGCCACTCCTGTGAAGACAAGCTTCTGGCTGATGGCTTTTTCGGTGTTTATCTTTTTCAGCCTGGCGCTCGTCAAGCGTTGCGCGGAGCTGGTGACCATGGACGAGAAAGGGAAGATGGGCACCTATGGCCGCGATTACTGGGTCGAAGATTTGAGAGTCTTGTGGCCGCTTGGTGTCGGTGCGGCGCTCGCCGCGGTGGTGATGTTCGGGTTGTTCATCAGCGCCCCGGAAACCAGGATCGGGTATGCAACACCCGATATGTTGTGGCTGGTTGCGATTGCGCTCATCTACTGGCAGTCACGGTTGTGGGTCATGACTTCTCGAGGACAAATGCATCATGATCCGGTTATTTTCGCCATTACCGACAGGGGGAGCCAGTACATCGTCTTTATCATGATTGTCATGACGATCATGGCCCGTTTTATCTCGATCAAATTGATTCCATGA
- a CDS encoding glycosyltransferase family 87 protein: MIMPVLLMAGLSSVMLLYLLSDKAPDLFRLKKYREYPLLNRSYLLLLTLLVSSLLVSAMLAVSFHQPGDATTGYVDTTAGYMLKTLNVWNFTHLADSWKPMLWALQELQEDPQNPVSLYYRIFFDEKIKFQYPLSALLFLDYPQRLTSVDGHAMSFAMNLLCWPSLIAMGFMSYYLFVNSASRYEEQKEIIGTGNQKKSWIPFLLISLFSVYLFYPLTRSFYIGQIQTLLSCLIALALIAWHKNWKVLAGSIVGLCCAIKPQYAVLLLWALFRKEWKFSVTLLVTAGILQVVSVLEYGFSNVIGYIDVLRFISKRGEGFYPNQSVNGLMNRLLFNGNNLEWLGKSFAPYHPAVYYSTVATSVIILGASLFWRMRQKPQLLDLALMFLSVTIASPIAWEHHYGILLPVFAVLFPAAIARRPFGAWTEAYLLTAYFLASQTLDLFTAQFANTYLNFLQSYLFFGALMVLVLLYRLLYVDQRLAKASA; encoded by the coding sequence ATGATTATGCCTGTTTTGCTGATGGCGGGGTTGTCATCGGTTATGTTACTGTATCTGTTATCGGACAAAGCACCTGATCTTTTCAGGTTGAAAAAGTACCGGGAATATCCTCTGCTCAACAGGAGCTACTTGCTGCTGCTTACGCTGCTGGTCAGTTCTCTGCTGGTCAGCGCCATGCTGGCCGTATCGTTCCATCAGCCTGGCGACGCAACGACAGGCTATGTGGATACAACGGCAGGCTATATGCTCAAGACACTCAATGTCTGGAATTTCACTCATTTAGCAGATTCCTGGAAACCCATGTTATGGGCCCTGCAAGAGTTGCAGGAAGATCCGCAAAATCCTGTCTCTCTGTATTATCGCATATTTTTTGACGAGAAGATCAAGTTCCAGTATCCGTTGAGTGCTTTGCTTTTTCTGGATTATCCCCAGCGGTTGACATCAGTCGATGGGCATGCAATGTCGTTTGCAATGAACCTGCTTTGCTGGCCCAGCCTGATTGCCATGGGTTTCATGAGCTATTATTTGTTTGTTAACTCCGCATCACGTTATGAAGAGCAGAAAGAGATAATCGGTACCGGGAACCAGAAAAAGTCATGGATACCGTTTTTGTTGATCAGTCTGTTCTCTGTTTACCTGTTTTATCCCTTGACCAGATCATTCTATATCGGGCAGATTCAGACTTTGCTTAGCTGTTTGATCGCATTAGCTCTGATCGCCTGGCACAAAAACTGGAAAGTTCTCGCTGGTTCAATTGTTGGTCTCTGCTGCGCCATCAAGCCGCAGTATGCGGTTCTGCTTCTGTGGGCGTTATTCAGGAAAGAATGGAAGTTTTCTGTCACTCTTCTGGTTACGGCAGGTATTTTGCAGGTTGTTTCGGTGCTGGAATATGGATTCAGTAATGTTATCGGTTATATCGATGTTCTGCGATTCATCAGCAAAAGAGGCGAGGGCTTTTACCCGAACCAGTCGGTGAACGGACTGATGAACCGGTTGTTGTTTAATGGGAACAACCTTGAATGGCTTGGAAAAAGCTTCGCTCCATACCATCCGGCAGTCTATTACAGCACAGTGGCAACCTCGGTAATCATTCTGGGCGCCTCCTTGTTCTGGCGGATGCGGCAAAAGCCGCAGCTTCTCGACTTGGCGCTGATGTTTCTCAGTGTCACCATCGCATCACCGATTGCCTGGGAGCATCATTACGGGATTTTGCTGCCTGTATTCGCCGTGCTGTTTCCGGCGGCTATTGCTCGTCGGCCATTCGGAGCCTGGACCGAGGCGTATCTGCTTACCGCCTATTTCCTCGCGAGTCAGACCCTCGACTTGTTTACCGCGCAGTTCGCCAATACTTACCTGAACTTCTTGCAGTCCTACCTGTTTTTTGGCGCTCTCATGGTGCTGGTGCTGCTGTACCGGTTGCTGTATGTTGACCAGCGACTTGCGAAGGCGTCCGCTTGA
- a CDS encoding glycosyltransferase, producing the protein MNILFINSARTWGGTEKWTFMAAHALATEHRTHLVYRRAVVGERFTIPKYRLPCLSHLDLYTIFQVVRLIRKHRIEVLIPTKRKDYLIAGIAAKICGVTNILRLGIDRTPSGFWFHRLMYGSLADGIIVNARRSRESLLRATWIREANIRVIYNGIDTESIDRRFPEVISGKPEGFTICSMGILTRRKGFDFLMRGFARFLELTEAPDARLVIIGSGPERSALESLASELGIDGRLRFTGFLNDPLPELARSHLFAMVSKNEGIANALLEAMYLGNAPVSTRAGGAEEVIDDGRNGYLLDYGDVDALAKALLSLYRSPELRNSLAKKARSRVLEQFSIERMASEIAGFCREVVGKE; encoded by the coding sequence ATGAACATTCTTTTCATCAACTCGGCCCGAACCTGGGGAGGAACGGAAAAGTGGACTTTCATGGCGGCTCACGCGCTGGCGACAGAGCACCGGACGCATCTTGTTTACCGTCGCGCTGTCGTCGGAGAGCGTTTCACGATTCCTAAATACCGGCTCCCGTGCCTGAGCCACCTCGATCTGTACACGATCTTTCAGGTGGTCAGGCTCATCCGAAAACATCGCATCGAAGTCCTCATCCCGACCAAGCGCAAAGACTATCTGATAGCCGGTATTGCCGCGAAAATCTGCGGCGTCACCAATATTCTTCGCCTTGGCATCGACCGCACCCCCTCTGGATTCTGGTTCCACAGACTCATGTACGGCTCGCTGGCCGACGGCATTATCGTCAATGCCCGAAGAAGCAGGGAGAGCCTTCTGCGCGCAACATGGATCAGGGAGGCGAACATTCGCGTCATTTACAACGGCATCGACACGGAGAGCATCGACCGGCGGTTCCCGGAGGTCATCTCCGGCAAGCCTGAAGGATTTACCATCTGTTCGATGGGCATACTGACCCGGCGCAAGGGATTCGATTTCCTGATGCGCGGCTTTGCGCGGTTTCTCGAATTGACCGAAGCGCCGGACGCGCGACTGGTCATTATCGGCAGCGGCCCTGAACGCTCGGCGCTCGAATCGCTTGCCTCCGAACTCGGCATCGATGGACGGCTCAGGTTCACCGGCTTTCTGAACGACCCGTTGCCTGAACTTGCCCGAAGCCATCTGTTTGCCATGGTATCGAAAAACGAGGGTATCGCCAATGCCCTGCTCGAAGCGATGTACCTCGGCAACGCGCCCGTCAGCACGAGAGCAGGCGGAGCCGAAGAGGTGATCGACGACGGCCGGAACGGCTACCTGCTCGACTACGGCGACGTCGATGCGCTGGCCAAAGCGCTGCTCTCGCTCTATCGATCCCCGGAACTGCGCAACAGTCTCGCGAAAAAGGCGAGAAGCCGGGTTCTGGAGCAATTTTCGATAGAGCGGATGGCGAGCGAAATCGCCGGCTTCTGCCGGGAAGTGGTGGGAAAAGAATAA
- a CDS encoding glycosyltransferase, giving the protein MNFLFLNSASRGWGGNEKWTRMAAESLAGEHLVMLAYRDPAIGDRFEVGKVRLPFRWEFDLLTIFSLARLVRQKNIDVIIPTKRKDYVLAGLVCRLTGAANILRLGIDRPLKNTPVQRLIYGWLTDGIIVNADKIRQTLGMTSWLDTGKIGVIYNGIDRDKLESDSRLPCEKPFPFTIGAAGALIPRKGFDYLIRSFARFCAESDEFADSGLVIAGTGPEQKSLEKLAADFGLSGRVHFTGHLANPYPMMRACDLFVSASTSEGLANVLLESMALYCAPISTLSGGADELIDDGRNGFLVRYGDEKRLAEIFSELYKNPGKVASVAANAHETIMQRFSIERMRNDLLEFCSAILDRKKGK; this is encoded by the coding sequence ATGAATTTCCTCTTCCTGAACTCCGCGAGCCGCGGATGGGGCGGCAACGAAAAATGGACCAGAATGGCCGCCGAATCCCTCGCTGGTGAACACTTGGTGATGCTCGCGTATCGCGACCCCGCAATAGGCGACCGCTTCGAAGTCGGAAAAGTCCGCCTGCCATTCCGCTGGGAATTCGATCTTCTCACCATCTTCAGTCTTGCCAGGCTCGTCCGCCAGAAAAACATCGATGTCATAATCCCGACGAAACGAAAGGATTACGTGCTTGCCGGTCTTGTCTGCCGCCTCACCGGAGCCGCAAACATCCTCCGTCTCGGCATCGACCGCCCGCTGAAGAACACGCCGGTTCAGCGGCTGATCTACGGCTGGCTGACGGATGGCATCATCGTCAATGCCGACAAAATCCGCCAGACACTTGGCATGACCTCATGGCTTGACACCGGCAAGATCGGGGTGATCTACAATGGCATCGACCGGGACAAACTGGAATCGGACTCCAGACTACCCTGTGAAAAACCCTTTCCGTTCACGATCGGCGCTGCCGGAGCGCTCATTCCGCGCAAAGGATTCGACTACCTGATTCGCTCGTTCGCCCGCTTTTGCGCAGAAAGCGACGAGTTCGCGGATTCAGGACTCGTCATCGCCGGAACGGGGCCTGAGCAGAAGTCGCTCGAAAAGCTTGCGGCCGATTTTGGCCTCTCCGGTCGGGTGCATTTTACCGGCCATCTGGCCAACCCCTACCCCATGATGCGCGCTTGCGACCTGTTTGTCTCGGCATCGACATCCGAAGGTCTGGCCAACGTGCTTCTTGAAAGCATGGCGCTTTATTGCGCACCGATCAGCACATTATCGGGCGGAGCCGACGAACTGATCGATGATGGCAGGAATGGCTTTCTTGTCCGGTACGGTGACGAAAAACGGCTTGCAGAGATATTCAGCGAGCTTTACAAAAACCCCGGCAAAGTCGCCTCAGTCGCGGCAAACGCGCACGAGACGATAATGCAGAGATTCTCGATCGAGCGGATGCGAAACGACCTGCTCGAGTTCTGTTCAGCAATCCTCGATCGAAAAAAAGGCAAATGA
- a CDS encoding glycosyltransferase, with amino-acid sequence MNILFINSIGRNKFGGGEKWMVNAAKGLTDRGHNVVLASKRNSRLLQYASGRGVRTEVLEIRGDFSPLATLKIAAWMKRHQTDVLICNLNKDVRVAGLAARLVGRPVVLARHGMLLCSRKWKHKLTLTRLTDGIITNSHTIREAYAGYGWFDDDFVKVIYNGLVIPGNVTPYEFASRFPGKKIIYSAGRLSKQKGFEYLIEAASMLQRKRGDLIFAISGEGKLEIELKNRVKALGLEASFIFLGFTPDIYPCLKGCDLFVLASLFEGMPNVVMEAMAMQKPVVATDVNGARELMGASAESLDCDTGLIIPPKDPAAIAEAIEKIIDNPALLAAYGKAGRERVETQFTIPIMVDNLEKHLKQKLAEKAGRK; translated from the coding sequence ATGAACATACTCTTTATCAACTCCATCGGCCGCAACAAGTTTGGCGGCGGCGAAAAGTGGATGGTCAACGCCGCCAAAGGCTTGACCGATCGCGGCCATAACGTAGTGCTCGCCAGCAAGCGCAACTCGCGGCTGTTGCAATACGCCTCCGGGCGCGGCGTCCGCACCGAAGTGTTGGAAATTCGCGGCGACTTCAGCCCGCTGGCGACGCTGAAAATCGCTGCGTGGATGAAGCGCCACCAGACCGACGTCTTGATCTGCAACCTCAACAAGGATGTGCGCGTCGCCGGGCTGGCCGCGCGGCTCGTCGGGCGACCCGTGGTGCTGGCTCGGCACGGCATGTTGCTGTGCAGCAGGAAGTGGAAGCACAAGCTCACGCTCACCCGCCTGACGGACGGCATCATCACCAACAGCCACACCATCCGCGAGGCATATGCCGGATACGGCTGGTTCGATGACGATTTCGTCAAGGTGATCTATAACGGCCTCGTCATTCCCGGCAACGTCACGCCATACGAGTTCGCCTCGCGCTTTCCCGGCAAGAAGATCATCTACAGCGCCGGACGCCTCTCGAAACAGAAAGGATTCGAGTACCTGATCGAGGCCGCCTCCATGCTGCAACGCAAGCGCGGCGACCTCATCTTCGCCATCTCCGGCGAAGGCAAACTCGAAATCGAGCTGAAAAACCGCGTCAAGGCGCTCGGCCTCGAAGCCTCGTTCATCTTTCTCGGCTTCACGCCCGACATCTACCCGTGCCTCAAAGGGTGCGACCTGTTCGTGCTGGCGTCGCTATTTGAAGGAATGCCCAACGTAGTGATGGAGGCGATGGCCATGCAAAAGCCGGTCGTCGCCACCGACGTGAACGGCGCACGCGAGCTGATGGGCGCGAGCGCGGAGAGCCTCGACTGCGACACCGGCCTCATCATCCCGCCGAAAGATCCGGCGGCCATCGCCGAGGCAATCGAAAAGATCATCGACAACCCCGCGCTTCTCGCCGCATACGGCAAAGCCGGGCGTGAGCGCGTCGAAACGCAGTTCACGATCCCGATCATGGTCGACAACCTCGAAAAGCATTTGAAACAGAAACTCGCCGAAAAAGCCGGACGGAAATAG